Genomic DNA from Lutibacter sp. A80:
TTTAAAAGCATATTTATACGCTTGTACTAGATATAAAGTATATGACTGTTTTAGAAAAAACAAAAAAGAAATAAAAGTTGATTTATTCGATAATTTAAATATTCGGGCTTACCAAGCAACTCCTGAAACTAAATTAATGCATAAAGAGTTAATAACGCATGTTAATTCAGTTGTAGATACACTTCCTAAAAAATGTAAAGAAATATATCTTTTAAGTAGAGAAGAGCAATTAAGTCATAAAGAGATTGCTCAAAAGCTTAGTATTTCTACTAAAACCGTTGAAGGTCATATAACAAAAGCATTAAAAACCTTAAGAGGTTCTATGGGAAACCTTATTACTTTAGAAATGATTATTTGGCTTCACAATTATATAAATTAGACTTAAAATACCTTTTTATTAATCGCATTACTCCCCTTCAATTATTTAATCTTTAAAAAAAATAAATTTTTTTAAATAAAAACTAGGGGATAACATTCTTTAATTACACTAATACTACAAATACCTTAATTATTTTAATAAATAATGAAACAAGAAAAACTAAATAAGGAAGATTTTCTAAAAATTGTGGATAATTTCCTTAATGGTAATAGTACCATTGCAGAAGAAGAAATACTCATTAATCATTTTGAAAGTTTTCAATTCGATAACGAGTGGAAAACAGAACTTGGACTTGAAGAGGATGTAAAACAAAACATTCATTCAAAAATCTTAAGTAAAATAAGAAACGAATCTAAAATAGAAACAAAAGTAGTTAGTTTTAACTATAAAAGATTCTTTAAATATGCCGCAGCACTATTAATTGTGTTTTCTACTGGATATTTTTTAATAAACAACGAATTAACTGATAAAGCACCTGTTGTTACTAAAATTAAAAATAACATTCCAATTGGAACAGATAAAGCATCACTTACTTTAGAAGATGGCTCTGTAATTTCTTTAGAAAAAGGTAAAATATATAATAAAGAAAACGCTAAAAGTAACGGAGAAAAAATTGTTTATACTTCTGAAAAAATTGCTAAAAATAGACGTGTTAAAGAAAAACCAACTTATAATTATTTAACAATTCCTAGAGGTGGTGAATTTTTTGTAGAATTAGCAGACGGAACTAACGTATGGTTAAATTCAGATTCAAAAATAAAATACCCAACAAAATTTGTAGCAGGTGAAACACGTACAGTTGAATTACTTTATGGTGAAGCTTATTTTGAAGTTTCATCTAGTGATTTACATAATGGAGATAAATTTAAAGTAATAAGCCAAGAGCAAGAAATTGAAGTTCTCGGAACCGAATTTAATATTAAAGCATATAAAGAAGAAGATGTTATTAAAACAACTTTAGTTGAAGGAAAAATAGCTTTAAAAGTTGATGCTGTAAATAAAGTATTACTGCCTTCTCAACAATCGGTTTATAATAAAAATAGCAAAAAAGTAGATTTTAAAGAAATAGATGTTCTAAATGAAATTTCTTGGAGGTATGGAGAATTCAATTTTAACAATAAAACATTAGATGAAGTAATGACTGTTTTATCTAGATGGTACGATGTTAAAATAGATGTTCAAAATAAGGATAATCAGAAATTTAGATATATAGGAACATTAGGTAAAAATCAAAATATAGAAATTATACTACTAACTTTAAAAAACACTAATAATTTAAAATATGAAATAACCGATGAAAAAATAATTATAAAGTAAAAAAATAAGGGGGTAAAAGTATATACCGGCAAGTAACATCTTCAAACCCCCTTTAAGTGAATCAATTAATCAATTAATGTTTAACTAACACATTGCAAATTTATGGAAATTAAATTTACCCATGCGTTTTTCTTAAAAAATCGCTTATTAAAAACAATTATGAGATCCTTTATTTTCTTATTCTGTGCACTAGCGTTCGGATTTACTCCTAGTACGAGTTTATCTCAAAATGCAAAAATTACTATTAACACAGATAAAACCATCACTGTTGATGAAGTTTTTAAATTAATTCAAGATCAGACGGACTATAAATTTATTTATAGAGAAGATCTATTTAAAAACACACCTATGGTGAATGTGCAAAAAGGCACAATAAAAACGTACAAACTTTTAGATAAAAGTTTGGCACAAAGTAATGTTCAATACAACTTTTTAGAAAACACTATAATACTTTCTAAAAAACCTGTTGTTAAAAAAGAAATTCAACAAATTACCATAACAGGTAAAGTTAGTGATATTCATGGAGAACCATTACCAGGTGTAAATGTTTTAGTAGGTACTAAAGGAAACACAACAGTAAGAGGTGTTGCTACTGATATTAATGGAATTTATAGCATTAAAGCTTCAAAGGGTGAATTTATTAGATTTTCTTACGTTGGTTTTTTAACTCAAGAATTTAAAGTTGCCGATCAACAAGTTATTAATATAGTTTTAGCCGAAGCCGCCTCTAATTTAAGTGAGGTAATTGTTGTAGGTTATGGAACTACACAAAAGAAAGACCTTACAGGATCTGTAACAACTGTTAAAGCTTCAGAAATTGAGCAAGTGAAAACACAATCTGTTGAAAGAGCTCTTTACGGAAAAGTTCCTGGTGTAATGGTAACTGGTTCAGGGCAACCAGGTTCAAGTGCCTCTGTTAATATTAGAGGGCTTAGCCAAATAAATGGAGATAACCAACCATTATATGTTATTGATGGTATCCCAATGAATATTAATGCAAATAGTAGAAGCCGTGAAGGATTATTGAGTGTTGGTGGTACTCAATCCAATCCTCTATTAGCTATTAACCCTGCGGATATTGAAAACTTAACCGTTTTAAAAGATGCTTCTGCAGCCGCAATATATGGTTCCAGAGCCGCAAATGGTGTAATTATTGTCACCACAAAACGTGGTAAAAGAGGACAAAAACCAAGACTGAATTTTGCCGTAAATACAACAATTCAAAATCCACAAACAAAATATGAATTTTTAAGTACAGACGAATATAGGGATTTTTATAGTAAGCAAGCACAAATTGCCTTAGACAATAGTGGAGTACCTGATAATCTTTTACCTATATACTTTCCAAATCAATATAATATAGTTAACGATCCAGATAATTATTTTGGAACAGCAAATACTGATTGGCAAAAAGAAGTTCAAAACGAAAATGCTATGTGGAACGACTACCGTATGAGCCTTTCAGGAGGAACAGACAATGTAAACTACTATATGTCTGGTAATGTACAAAATCAAGAATCTGTATTTATTAATGATAAGTTTAAACGTTATTCTTTTGCAGCAAACATAGATGCAACAATTACAGATAGATTAAAAGTTGGTGCATCTATTAATTATAACAATTCTATAAGTAAAACTTCAGATATTACTAGTTTTAGATATGCTGGAGCTTTTAGACCTGATGTTCCTGTTTTTGATGAAAATGGAAATTATACAGATAATGGAGATGAAGCATTTGAAGTCCCAGACATGAATCCTGTTGGACAGGATGGACGAGTTAGAAATGAACTTCAAAGAAAAAGTATTCTTACTAGTATTTATGCTGAAATTGACATTGTTAAAAATTTAAAATTTAGATCTCAATTTAGTGCTAACCAGTCTAATGATGAAGTAAATAATTACTCACCATCATTTACAATTGATGCAGCACTTGCGGGGTTAAATGGAAATTTAATTTCTTATGGAGATCCAGCTATTGGAATTCTAGAAACCCAACATAACAGCACTAAAAACATCATATTTACGAACACATTAACGTATAATAATACATTTAATAATATTCACTCTATAAATGCTGTTGCGGGTCTATCTTGGGATAGCACGGAGAATGAGGCTGTTGGTGTTAATTTTGCAGGATTCCCAGACGACTTTGTTTTGGTAAATCCAGAATCGGCTACACATGTTTATGATGGAAGTAGTGATTTTGCTCAAAAGGCGTTAAATTCAGCTTTTGGAAGAATTAATTACAATTACGACGATAAATATTTAGTAACTGCAACTGGTCGTTTAGATAGATCCACTCAATTTGGGGAAAACAACAAAACAGGATTTTTTCCTTCATTAGGATTGGCTTGGAATATGCACAATGAAAATTTCCTAAAAGACAACAAAACTATTAGCTCAATGAAATTACGTGCTACAGCTGGTAGAACTGGTAACGATAATTTACCAGCCTTCCTATTTACCCCTGTATCAGCTGTTGAAGGTGGATATGGAGCACCTACTTTATACAATGGTCTTAACGGATTTAGATTGCAAGGAGTTTCAAATAATGGAATACGTTGGGAAGAAACAGATCAAATAGATTTAGGAATAGAATTGGGATTATTTAACAATCGTTTAAATGCAGAAATTGTTTGGTTCAATAAAAAAACATCTGATCTTATTTTATTAACACCAATTTCGGCACAAACTGGATTTGCAAATTATTATTCAAACATTGCTGATGTTACTAATAAAGGATGGGAAATATTAGTAAGTGGAGATATTTTTAGAAACGAAGACTTAACATGGAACTCTTCTTTTAATGCTTCTTTTATTACAAATAATGTAGACGCTTTAAAAGGAGGGCAATCAGACAGTTACAATAATTATGGCGTTGCCGAAGGGTATCCAATTGGAACCATTTTCGGTAGAGATATTGTTGGTACAGCACAAACACAAGCCGAAATAGATGCTTTAAATGCAGGAGCTCCTGACGGACAATATGACAATTATCTTTTAGCTCCTGGAGACTTTATTGCAAGAGATATTAATGGAGATGGTGAATATACTGATGCTGATCAAGTACGACTTGCAGATGGTAACCAACCTAAAGTATTTGGTGGTTGGAACAATACATTAAGTTATAAAAATTTTAACTTTAATTTTAACTTTTCTTATGTGCTAGGTTTAGATAAACTGAGAAGTCCAGATGAATTCTTATCATACTTAGATTTTAATAGAATGAGTAATTACATCAAAAGTGATGTTATGAATGCTTGGACACCTGAAAATCCAGATGCTAAGTATCCAAGAGCAGGGTCACGATCCTGGCAAAATAACAATTCTCGTTTTGTTTCGGATGCTTCGTACTTATCCTTACGTTCAGCTTCAATAGGTTATAATATACCTTCAGAAGTATCAAAAATGCTAGGTATTAGCAACGCTAAATTTACATTCACAGGAAATAACTTGTTTATTATTCATAACTACGATGGACCAAATCCAGAATCTATTACAAGAGGTGTAAATAGTGACACTACAGTTGATGCTGCTTCTGATGGTGGTTGGGGATATCCAAATATCCAAAGCTTTACTTTAGGTTTAAATGTAACTTTTTAAAGAAATTAAAACATGAAAAAAATTATAAAATATATAAGCATTTTGGGCGTAGCATTGGTATGTTTCACTTCGTGTGAATTGACTACCCCTATTGATGAAATTGA
This window encodes:
- a CDS encoding TonB-dependent receptor, giving the protein MRSFIFLFCALAFGFTPSTSLSQNAKITINTDKTITVDEVFKLIQDQTDYKFIYREDLFKNTPMVNVQKGTIKTYKLLDKSLAQSNVQYNFLENTIILSKKPVVKKEIQQITITGKVSDIHGEPLPGVNVLVGTKGNTTVRGVATDINGIYSIKASKGEFIRFSYVGFLTQEFKVADQQVINIVLAEAASNLSEVIVVGYGTTQKKDLTGSVTTVKASEIEQVKTQSVERALYGKVPGVMVTGSGQPGSSASVNIRGLSQINGDNQPLYVIDGIPMNINANSRSREGLLSVGGTQSNPLLAINPADIENLTVLKDASAAAIYGSRAANGVIIVTTKRGKRGQKPRLNFAVNTTIQNPQTKYEFLSTDEYRDFYSKQAQIALDNSGVPDNLLPIYFPNQYNIVNDPDNYFGTANTDWQKEVQNENAMWNDYRMSLSGGTDNVNYYMSGNVQNQESVFINDKFKRYSFAANIDATITDRLKVGASINYNNSISKTSDITSFRYAGAFRPDVPVFDENGNYTDNGDEAFEVPDMNPVGQDGRVRNELQRKSILTSIYAEIDIVKNLKFRSQFSANQSNDEVNNYSPSFTIDAALAGLNGNLISYGDPAIGILETQHNSTKNIIFTNTLTYNNTFNNIHSINAVAGLSWDSTENEAVGVNFAGFPDDFVLVNPESATHVYDGSSDFAQKALNSAFGRINYNYDDKYLVTATGRLDRSTQFGENNKTGFFPSLGLAWNMHNENFLKDNKTISSMKLRATAGRTGNDNLPAFLFTPVSAVEGGYGAPTLYNGLNGFRLQGVSNNGIRWEETDQIDLGIELGLFNNRLNAEIVWFNKKTSDLILLTPISAQTGFANYYSNIADVTNKGWEILVSGDIFRNEDLTWNSSFNASFITNNVDALKGGQSDSYNNYGVAEGYPIGTIFGRDIVGTAQTQAEIDALNAGAPDGQYDNYLLAPGDFIARDINGDGEYTDADQVRLADGNQPKVFGGWNNTLSYKNFNFNFNFSYVLGLDKLRSPDEFLSYLDFNRMSNYIKSDVMNAWTPENPDAKYPRAGSRSWQNNNSRFVSDASYLSLRSASIGYNIPSEVSKMLGISNAKFTFTGNNLFIIHNYDGPNPESITRGVNSDTTVDAASDGGWGYPNIQSFTLGLNVTF
- a CDS encoding RNA polymerase sigma factor; protein product: MSEKSIQNDDILLERLKSGDNQALTEIYNTYWKSLFLSSYALLNNKEVCEDLIQDVFLDIWRKREFLKITISLKAYLYACTRYKVYDCFRKNKKEIKVDLFDNLNIRAYQATPETKLMHKELITHVNSVVDTLPKKCKEIYLLSREEQLSHKEIAQKLSISTKTVEGHITKALKTLRGSMGNLITLEMIIWLHNYIN
- a CDS encoding FecR family protein; its protein translation is MKQEKLNKEDFLKIVDNFLNGNSTIAEEEILINHFESFQFDNEWKTELGLEEDVKQNIHSKILSKIRNESKIETKVVSFNYKRFFKYAAALLIVFSTGYFLINNELTDKAPVVTKIKNNIPIGTDKASLTLEDGSVISLEKGKIYNKENAKSNGEKIVYTSEKIAKNRRVKEKPTYNYLTIPRGGEFFVELADGTNVWLNSDSKIKYPTKFVAGETRTVELLYGEAYFEVSSSDLHNGDKFKVISQEQEIEVLGTEFNIKAYKEEDVIKTTLVEGKIALKVDAVNKVLLPSQQSVYNKNSKKVDFKEIDVLNEISWRYGEFNFNNKTLDEVMTVLSRWYDVKIDVQNKDNQKFRYIGTLGKNQNIEIILLTLKNTNNLKYEITDEKIIIK